DNA sequence from the Armigeres subalbatus isolate Guangzhou_Male chromosome 1, GZ_Asu_2, whole genome shotgun sequence genome:
CTAGCGGACCTTTCTTCCCAACATCTTCTTTACTTCCCTCTTtcagtgttgccagtttcaccAACAATTAGTTGAAACTTCTTAACATGGTTCccataccgggaatcgaacccgggcCTTCTGGGTGAAAGCCAGATATCCTGGGAAGAAACTTTGAAGTTTGTTGGGAATAGTCTGCTGTCAAATGGTATTTGAAGGTGACTATTCCCAACAAACTTCAAAGTTTCTAATTATCAAGTGCGCGCTATGGACCAGAAACAAGTATGGAGAATGGAATACGAAGATACGGAGAGGCGAATAGAACGCGAGTATCAACAAAGCTTGGTGGATATTGAAGAGGAGTATAGAAAAGCTGCAGAAAAAATCAAATCGGATTTGATGCCGAACGGCAAAAACTAATGATGCAGTATGGTGGAACAACTATTTGCAACACAACAGTGAAATTGATTCCAAGTTCATTATCAAAACCGCGTACAAACGTTGCCTCACATCCGTGCAATAGAGGTAAATCAAATCACGGACATAAACAATTCGACACTTCTATAGTAGATGAGAGTATAGATTCACGCAAAGGAATAACATCAGCTGTCTATTCGTCAGCCTCTTTGCACAAACATGTTGCAATCAAATTGTCTATAATTGAGATGAATTATCGCAAAAATATCATAAGTCAAGAGATCGAACCGGTTGCTGATAGTGTATATTACAACACATTCAAACAGAACACTCAGAAGATTCTTCTATTTATGCACACTATAAAACGAACATGTAGACTGTTTTCATGCATCGCGATGAATGAACGTAAGCGGTTAATTATTTTGCTTGTCATTTTCGATCCGGGAGGTATTAGTGAGAGAAAATCTATCCGTAACACTCTATTTGCATAAAGTACACACATCACTACAGCGCGTACAGCAGAATCACGTTTACAATTTTCGATAGCTGCAGGAGTGTTAGGAGTAATTCCATGGAAATTAGAGAAACAAATGTAATCAGAAATAGAATAATTTAGCTGGTTACCAGTGTCACGTTCGGGGGTGTTAAGAAGTTTCAACTAATTGTTggtgaaactggcaacactgaAAGAGGGAAGTAAAGAATATGTTGGGAAGAAAGGTCCGCTAGAATTCAATACTAGAAAGTAAGATTTAAGACGTGAATTTATAAGGTGAATAATTGTgagaataataaattaattaacttaTAGCTTTGAAGCTGATCAAAACGAGATCTGCTGTCAAATGGTATTTGAAGGTGACTATTCCCAACAGTATTATTTAGCCAAATTCTTCTCTCGGGTATTGCCGTGGTTTGTCCGAAGAAACAGAAAGCGCGTTTTTCAAGAAGGATCAAACGGTCAATCACTTGGAAGTCAACCCTGTTAGCTGTTCTGAGCCGTATTACGTGGATATTGCAGTTAATTGACGAATGACAAGATTTGAAATGGATACTGGATCACCAATAACGATTATCTTTGAGACGTTTTACCGCAATAATTTCGGAGAATTTACGCTTCATCCGTTCCGTGGGAAGTTGATGTTCTATACAGGAGGCTAAGCTACGAAGCTACACCGAAGGCAGCTTTTGAAGCTGTTTTATGTTATCAAGGTCGACAAGCGGTTGGTCAAATTGTGGTCATTGAAGGAGGGCGCAATCCGTTGATTGGACGTGATTTTATTGGAGAGCTGCTTCACTTGCGGTTAAACAAACTTGACACGGAGTCGAGTGACAGTCAGAAAGTTCAACTGAAAACTATTTTGAATGAATATCAAGAATTGTTCGATGGATCATTGGGTTGTTAATAAGCATTCAAAGATCAACTTGCTATTGAAACCTGATGCTGTACCGAAGTTTGTTAAGCCTCGAAAAATACCGATTTCGTTTCAAGCTAAGGTTGAAGAGGAACTGGACGCACTAGAGAAGACTGGTATTAttaccagtgttggtaaaatcactcataaatctcaatcaacgagcgctcccgtgcgaacgaaatcatccgcgattttaaaggaatgcatcacgcttgaattttcatgctaaaacgcaccatttcactcatttgccaaaaatcattttggtttaaaaacgcatttgaaataaatttgggggcaatttattgcttatacatacaaaagtgtctaatattttatgcgccAAACGTCAATTCagtgtttttaacgaaggagaacaaaagaaaacctacgatgattcaaatggatgattcaactcatccatgagtttttaggcgctcagttgggtgcgtttcaactcacgcttgatttgaatcatccatgagttttgagattttgagtttttaccaacactgaattACTAAGGCTAAAATTGAGTGGGGAACCCCGTTGGTTACTGTTTTAAAGAAAGACAAGTCAATTCGTTTGTGCGCTGATTATAGAGTAACTGTCAACCCGTTTCTGGAGATAAGCGATACCCTATGCCTGTTGTGGAAGATTTGTTCGAAGGTGGAAAGTTATTTTCGAAACTGGATTTGAAATCGGCGTACAATCAGCTAGAGCTTGAGGAAAAATCGAGAAAAATGTTGGCATGGAGTACTCATAAAGGAATATATTATGTGAACCGTTTGCCGTTTGGTACTAAACCAGCCTGTGCAATATTTCAAGAAGTTCTGGAAAAGTTATTGCAGGAATGCCCTGGGTGTATCAATTTCTTGGATGATGTTTTAGTAACTGGTGCAACTGTAAGCGAACATCTCAAGAATTTAGCAAGAGTGTTGAGTAAGCTTTTAGAAGCAGGATTTAGACTAAATCGTGAGAAATGTGAGTTTTTCAAGGAAAGAATGCAATTTCTGGGACACATTATTGACGGCGATGGACTGCATAAGGATCCGGAAAAGGTTCGTGCTATAATGGATGTTCCAAGACCAGAGGCACTAAGGCACTaagagaatttctccggatggtaacgtattattcgaagtTCCTTTCGAACATCTGAGCAATGCTGAGCCCTTTGTACCAATTACTTAAGAAGGACAAACGGTATGATTGGTCTTCTGAATGTGACGTGGCGTTTGAAACTGTAAAACAGATATTATGTTCGGATAATGTGCTGGTGCCGTATAATCCTGAATTTCCGGTTATTTTAATTACTGATGCGTCTGGCAAATGAATCGGAGCTGTACTTTTGTTCCCTGATGGTAGTCAACGGCCAATAACGTTTATTTCAAGAGTTCTCAAATCTCAAGAACAAGATTATTCTCCATTGGATATGGAAGCGTTGGATGTTTATTATGCGGTGCGAAGATTGAGCAGTTATCTTCTTGGAAAAAGGTTCACGATTTTGACGGATCATCAACCACTTGTGTCGTTACTTGAACGAAAGGGAATACCGGAAATGGTGATCGGAAAGATACAACGATGGGCTGTTTTCCTGGCAAATTACGAATATGAGATCAAGTACATTAAAGGAGTCAGCAACAAAGTAGCTAATTTCTTATCTCGATCATCAGTTCAATGCTGTGACGATGAAGTTGAAGATGATGAATAAGTTATGTTTCTGCAGTATATTGAATCTGAAACGAGGTCATTAGTCGAACGGAAACAGCTTATAATTGAATCAAGGCGGGATCCTGTAGTAAGCCGTATAGTGCATTACGTTAAGACCGGATGGCCTGGTGAAGTTGACGATCCTGAATTGAAGAAATATCTTGTTCGTAAGGACGAACTCGTTGTTGAAGAAGGCGTTCTTATGTGGGGCTACCGTATTATAGCACCTATGAAGCTAAGGTCATTTTTGCTGCAAGAACTACATTCAACTCATCTTGGAATTGTCAAAATGAAATCGTTAGCTCTAAACTCTTTCTGGTGGCCAAGTATCGACAAGGAGATAGAAGATATGGGAAAAAGATGTGAATCTTGTATCCAGTATAGACCAGATGCTAAAAACTCATCGATTTCTCCATGGAAGTTATGTTTTCGTCCGTTTAAAAGAATTCATATCGATCACTTGTTCCtgaaagagatttttttttatcatcacTGATAGTTACTCGAAGTGGGTTGAATGCTACTTGGTTAGTTCACTATCTACTAAAGAAACATTTGAGAAGCTGGAAGATTGTTTTGCAAGATTTGGTAATTGTGATACCCTGGTTTCTGATAATGGAAGGTCTTTTACGGCGAAagaatttcaagattttttgcgAAGAAAAAGGAATTCGTCATTTAACGTCAGCACCGTATAGTCCTTGCTCAAATGGCGCTGCAGAAAATGCTGTCAAGACTTTCAAATATGCTGTAAAGAAGATGTTATTCGAAAACTGCAATCGTGGTAAATTAATTTCAACAGTAATGAATGCACACCTTCAGATGTATCGGGCTACACCATATTGCACCACGAACGAGACGCCTTTAAACTAATGTTTGGACGAGAAATGAAAACCCGATTCGATGTTCTACGAAGAGAATTTCAACTAATTTTCCGAGTTGGATTTTTGAataatgcacaagaaaggcacaatcactgctaggtggattgaacttttatccttcttccttcatccttcgtTTCTTTATATctatcttccttattttttcttctttttctttctccttctctctgactttttctttcttccgtcttccttcttttgtcttccttctaccttctgtcttctatctatcttcttcgatctttcatctttcttttttcctttttctttaatttcttgTTTCTTTCCCCCAGGAATATCAATATTATCTTATTTATTTTCACAGGAGCGAGCTGTAAACATTCTTGCTGGTGTGACTATTTCAAATGGGTTGTTCGTCGGCAGGGTTACTTCTTCCCGTGCAgtacacaaaagtcttctccattcagctcggtttatggctgcacgtcgtcaaccacgcagtctgcggagggtccgcaaatcgtcctccacatgatcggtccaccttgcccgctgtgcacctcgccttcttgttcccgtcagatCGCTGTCGAGAACcaatttcaccggattactgtcagACATTcgggctacgtgcccggcccaccacaatcttccgattttcgcgctgtgagcgatggatggttctcccaacagctggtgcaactcgtggttcattcgcttccacgtaccgtccgccatatgcaccccaccatagatggtacgcagcactttcctttcgaaaactcccagtgcgcgttggtcctccacgagcatcgtccaggtctcgtgcccgtagagaactaccggtcaaatgagcgttttgtagatagtcagtttggtacgacggcgaactctattcgatcggagcgttttgcggagaccaaagtacgtacgatttcctaccatgatgcgtctccgaatttctctgctggtattgttatcggcggtcaccagtgacccaagtacacgaattcttcaaccagcttatcgccctttttgtagatgggacacacgacaccttccatccactcctgcggcagaacctcatccttccaaccttggtaatcacccagtgcagcgttggtcaactccaggagctttgttgtttttcagccggccggccttcctggatttcctggagattcggagccggaagttgtattcccggaatttatcaaggatttgtctcagggtaaacatttgatccgtcgttgatcggccatcaCGAAAACCtacttggtattcgccgacgaaggactcttcggACATATTTTTGTACGCTGTTCGGCAAATTTTCCTAATGTTAGCTCTGGTGGTGGATGCGCAAAACGCATAATagtataacgccaaatagaacaaatcgcGAACTGGTAGACCGCAAAATATCGTACAATACATTTTCATTATAACCTTTGAATGCATCAGCCGATCCTTAACAAATTCAACGACACAAGTTTTACCATTGAATGAATCTTATTTTTCTTTCATAATAACATAACAACATTGTCTaaagttttaatatttttttttgtttttatttttactatCACACTGTTGATACTTACTTTTGAACTTACGTGGCTTAAAGTtaaatatagattttttttttcgctgctGCCTTATttggtaaataaataaaaaacaaatctaaCGGGAAGGACTAAAATTGGTTTATGCATGTCGTCAAATATTGAATCATGTTCTTCGATCTTCGCGTTAATTCTTTGATCGTAAATGCACAAATGTTGATGTAATTTTGCATGCtttcctgaacaaaataaaaaagttttgagATTGATTTCGTTTCAGgcctattttttaaaataatttgcgCAACAAATCGTTAAAATaaagtaattttcaaaaaaatacatGAAAAGTGAAATCAAACTTAAGATTCTTCAAACTTTTCGTTCCATCAGAAGCAAAGTATCACAGGTTGAAACATTATTTCCTAAATCAGGATTTGCAATCCGTTTCTATCCGCAAGTGATTTCAGACTTGTCGTCATTTGTTTAATTGTTATTGACGCTTAACTCGTTTCGATCAAGTTGTTTTTACCTAATCTTCTCCTTTTCGTAGTTTAGGAAAACTCTAActatttgaattgattttaaaaCGAAAGTGTTCAAAAGTGTGCTATCCTCTTAGACATTGCTAATGAGTATGCAGAAGcgagtttttgttttaaaatttcagaaaataaaatatcttgaaaaaaataattgaccAACACAATATAGAAACAGTTTTCGAACAGCTTTTAAATGTTttgtttgaatgttttttttttgtacggtTTATTCATGCAGCTACTCTTTAGGTTTTCTTGGATACTGAGCGATTTCTCTCTTGTCAGACTTACTTAGTTCCCAATTGAGACTTACTGATCAAATATAATCAGAACCGAGTTCTGATCGCAATTCGTATTGGCAATATGACGGCTGTCCAATGCAGTCTGCTGTATTATTGGTCAGATATTCGAAATGTTAGAAAGACATTTATTGTTGGTTAGTTTGAACAGTATCGTGGCAAAACCACACCGTAGCTGCTTAATAATGGCAAATATAGCACAATCTTCAAATTAAGGAACTATATTCTTCTACTTGCAATAAATTCACTGCATGTTTGATTAGTCTAGAAGCAGAtgatttagtaaaaaaaaatttagatcCGTGGCGATATGGTTGCGTGATTATAATCTTACTTATAAATTAGAAACAATTATTGCAAGAAAAAACAAAACTGTAACACTGAAATACTGAAGTACTGCAGAATATTCAAGATCACACTAAAAAGTTATTCGCATATAATGACCAGACCGTTTCGTTGTAATCTAATATAAAATGTTCGTAGAAGATGTGCCAAATATTATGCTGATTGCAAACAATGCCaccgttttatttattttttgaatcgCTATTGAACAATTTGAATTTCTCTGTTATTCGGCAATACCTAAAGTAGCAATATGTACCTGAATAACgacgtttgattttttttttgttgcttgcTTGGTAATATCTTGCTCTCAATTTTGCCGCTCGGTCGGCGATGCACCGTTGAGATCAAGATTACTAAAAACATTGGCTTTGTACGTCATTTGCCTTTTATCAGTATTTAGATGTGTCTACGATTAAACTTTATATTCTAACCTCTTAATTCTCGATTGCCTGTTGTCGAATGTCAGCTGGAGTCCACGGTCATCTAAGAAGATCTTCGCGATTCGTTAGTCCCGCCCGCAACAATACTCAACTTTACTTTTCACAGAAAAGTAAATGCAACAAAGTTTCTATACGTATAACAACGATGACTGATGCAAGACTGAGAGTATGAAttattcaaatgttttttttttgtttgcttatTGAGTATTCTTTACGCTTGCTGGCCTACCGCTAGAGAAGAATCGTTAAGATAGAGAGATATAAGTTTACGACCATCACTAACGGCTTCAGTTTTAAACTGGCGATGACGATAGCACGTATGGCACGAATTCTGCCGCCAAAGGGTTCAACGTTGACTGCTCAACGCTGACCTTCTGATCCTTGGTCTGCACCTGCAGACTCGACAGAGCATTGCACAAATCTTTCGAACTACTGAGGACAAACACAGATCCATACCGTTAATCATTCTAGGTGTTCTATTTGCATCTTACATACCTTTCACATTCGAGCGTAGGGTCACTGTCGGCGTCTTGGGCGGCGTCCAGCTCATCCTGCAGCATTGCCTCGATACACTGCTCCATGAGGGCTTCCTCTTCCAGTCGCTGCATCTCCTCTTTGTCGAATTCCTCCTCGTTCTCCATCCACAAGTATTCGGAAAAGTCCTCGTCCAAGTTGGGACCACCGCCATTAGAGTTGTCCTCATTCGGCGGTGTTATGTAACCGTCCGGGTCGGAGTCGTAGCTATCGCTGTAGTTACCACTGTA
Encoded proteins:
- the LOC134204195 gene encoding polyadenylate-binding protein-interacting protein 2B isoform X2, whose product is MKMPDHNIGCSSSNNGYSGNYSDSYDSDPDGYITPPNEDNSNGGGPNLDEDFSEYLWMENEEEFDKEEMQRLEEEALMEQCIEAMLQDELDAAQDADSDPTLECESSKDLCNALSSLQVQTKDQKVSVEQSTLNPLAAEFVPYVLSSSPV
- the LOC134204195 gene encoding polyadenylate-binding protein-interacting protein 2 isoform X1; the protein is MKMPDHNIGCSSSNNGYSGNYSDSYDSDPDGYITPPNEDNSNGGGPNLDEDFSEYLWMENEEEFDKEEMQRLEEEALMEQCIEAMLQDELDAAQDADSDPTLECESSSKDLCNALSSLQVQTKDQKVSVEQSTLNPLAAEFVPYVLSSSPV